The genomic DNA GCATTCACGATCTCGGGGAAGCCGGAGGCGTGAAGTTCATTTCCATGGCCTTCGTCGAAGGGCAGGACTTGCACCAGCTCCTCATGCATGAAGGCAAGCTGCCCGTCGAGCGCGCGCTGAAATTCACCAAGCAAATGTGTGAAGCCCTGGAGGAAGCGCATCGCGAAGGCGTGGTGCACCGCGATTTCAAGCCGCAGAACATCCTGCTCGACAAGCAGGAGAACGTGTACGTCTCCGACTTCGGTCTCGCCAAGTCGCTGGAGCAGGACACCGGCATGACCAAGAGCGGCGAGTTTCTCGGAACGCCGCGCTATATGGCCCCGGAGCAGGTGCAAGGCGGAAAAATCGACCATCGCGCCGATCTCTACGCCCTCGGCCTCATCCTCTACGAGATGGTCAGTGGCGATGTCCCGTTCCACGCCGATACCACCCTGCAGCTGATGTACAAGCGCGTGCACGAGGTGCCGCAGAGCCCCAAGATTCTCAATCCCGAGCTGCCCGACTGGATCGTGCGCGTCATCATGAAGTGCATCGAGCGCGATCCCGCGCAGCGCTACCAGAGCGCCGGGGAGATCCTGCATGATCTGGAGACCGCGACCGCGCCGCCGAAATCGGGCTCGCGCAGCGTGCAGATCGCGCTGCCGGGATTCGAGGTCAATCGGAGCTGGCTCATCGTGGCCGCTGCAGTCCTGCTAGTGGCATCTCTGGTGGCAATTCCCTCGGTACGGCATCGGATTCTCGGCGGTGGCGGCGCGGAGTCGAGCGGTCCGCACAAGCCGGTCACCGTCCTGGTGGCCGACTTCACCAACCATACCGGCGACCCGGTGTTGGACGGAACGGTGGAGCCGATGCTCAATAAAGCCCTGGAGGGCGCCAGTTTTATCAGCGCTTACAGTCGCGAATCGGCGCGCAAGGAAGCTGAAAAACTTCCTCACCCCAGCAACAAGCTCGATGAACAATCGGCACGGCTCATCGCGATCAAGCAGAGCGTCAATGCGGTCATTACCGGCGAGATTACCCTGCGTGGCGGCCAGTACGAGGTGTCGGCGATCGTGCTGGATGGTACCACTGGCAACGTACTCGGCAAAGCCAACGTCAGCGTCTCCAACAAACAGGATATTCTGCACGACCTTCCCGAGCTGGCAGCGCAGATTCGCAAAGGTTTGGGTGACACCACGCCCCCCTCGGTCCAGTTAGCTGCCGTCAGGGGGAGTTTCAGTGCTGCTTCTCTGGAAGTCGTTCACTACGAAACCGTCGCTGTGGAACAGCAGTTCGCCGGCAAGTATCAGGAGGCGTTCGATTCTTTCAAGAAGGCTTCAGAACTGGACCCGAGCGACCCGGGTCCGTACTCCGGATTGGCCGCGAGCGCTGGGAACCTGGGCAATCGAGCTGACGCCGAGAAGTACATCAAGCTGGCCCTGCAACACGAAGACCGGATGACGGAGCGCGAACGCTATCGGTATCGGGGCCTCTACTACAACAGCGTCGGCAACTGGCAAAAATGCATTGATGAGCTGAGTCAGCTGGTCGAGAAATACCCCAGTGACAGGGCGGGACAGACGAACCTCGCGGTATGTAACGCGTACGCGCGCAATTTTGCCAAGGCTACGGAAGTGGCGCGGCGAGCTGTCGAGTTGGTCCCCAAGGGCGCGATGCAGCGCGTCAACCTGGCGTTCTATCTGACCTACACTGGTGATTTTGAGGGCGCGGAGCGGGAGGCACGGACGGCGCTGCAGATCAACCCGAGCTCCCTGTTGACTTACACCGCTCTGGCCGAGGCACAGCTGGGAAAGGGACAGTTTGCTGAGGTCGAGCAAACCTATAAAAAAATCCAAGATCTTGGTGCGCAGGGCGCGTCCGCTGCCGCCTCGGGGCTTGCCGACCTGGCTGCCTACGAAGGACGGTACGCGGATGCGATCCAAATTCTGGAACAAGGCGCCACCGCCGACCTGGCGGCCAAGGACCGTGACGCCGCCGCCGAGAAACTCGCTACCCTCGCGCACCTGCAGGTTTTGCGTGGACAGAAAGGCGCGGCCGTTGCCGCTGCGAACAAGGCGGTGTCGATAAGCCAGGCTTTACCGGTTCGGGTGCTGGCGGCGCAGGCCTTGATCGAAGCCGGCGAAATCGCCAAGGCGCTACAACTCGCCTCGGTCATGGACTCCGACTCGCAAGCGGAGCCGCAGGCCTATGGAAAGATGATCGAAGGGGAAGCGGCCCTGGCGCGCCGTGACACGAACAACGCGGTCAAGCTGATGACCGAAGGCGTCAAGCTTTTCGATACCTGGATCGGCCGGTTCGAACTAGGGCGCGCTTACGTGGAAGCGGGACAATTTGTCGAGGCGGATTCGG from Terriglobales bacterium includes the following:
- a CDS encoding protein kinase, producing the protein MNCPKCGTTNNDTVGKCVRCGAALVRAGEAETLVGVSLPPMPAMVKQGAVAAPAHVPPPEPLQDSNVATAGPWAALGVTGSSDQVDFGPRYRIERLLGQGGMGAVYKAWDKELERPVALKLIKPGLALEAGVEARFKQELLLASKVSHRHILRIHDLGEAGGVKFISMAFVEGQDLHQLLMHEGKLPVERALKFTKQMCEALEEAHREGVVHRDFKPQNILLDKQENVYVSDFGLAKSLEQDTGMTKSGEFLGTPRYMAPEQVQGGKIDHRADLYALGLILYEMVSGDVPFHADTTLQLMYKRVHEVPQSPKILNPELPDWIVRVIMKCIERDPAQRYQSAGEILHDLETATAPPKSGSRSVQIALPGFEVNRSWLIVAAAVLLVASLVAIPSVRHRILGGGGAESSGPHKPVTVLVADFTNHTGDPVLDGTVEPMLNKALEGASFISAYSRESARKEAEKLPHPSNKLDEQSARLIAIKQSVNAVITGEITLRGGQYEVSAIVLDGTTGNVLGKANVSVSNKQDILHDLPELAAQIRKGLGDTTPPSVQLAAVRGSFSAASLEVVHYETVAVEQQFAGKYQEAFDSFKKASELDPSDPGPYSGLAASAGNLGNRADAEKYIKLALQHEDRMTERERYRYRGLYYNSVGNWQKCIDELSQLVEKYPSDRAGQTNLAVCNAYARNFAKATEVARRAVELVPKGAMQRVNLAFYLTYTGDFEGAEREARTALQINPSSLLTYTALAEAQLGKGQFAEVEQTYKKIQDLGAQGASAAASGLADLAAYEGRYADAIQILEQGATADLAAKDRDAAAEKLATLAHLQVLRGQKGAAVAAANKAVSISQALPVRVLAAQALIEAGEIAKALQLASVMDSDSQAEPQAYGKMIEGEAALARRDTNNAVKLMTEGVKLFDTWIGRFELGRAYVEAGQFVEADSEFDRCVKRKGEEFELFMDNVPTIAYLPPLYYYQGRVREGLKTPGFADSYRTYL